The Cynocephalus volans isolate mCynVol1 chromosome 2, mCynVol1.pri, whole genome shotgun sequence genome window below encodes:
- the GAS2L1 gene encoding GAS2-like protein 1, which yields MADPVAGIAGSAAKSVRPFRSSEAYVEAMKEDLAEWLNALYGLGLPGGGDGFLTGLATGTTLCQHANAVTEAARTLAAARPARGVAFQAHSVAPGSFMARDNVATFIGWCRTELGVPEVLMFETEDLVLRKNEKSVVLCLLEVARRGARLGLLAPRLVQFEQEIERELRAAPTVPNAPAAGEDASGTTAVPGAPTRGPRMTPSDLRNLDELVREILGHCTCPDQFPMIKVSEGKYRVGDSSLLIFVRVLRSHVMVRVGGGWDTLEHYLDKHDPCRCSSAAHRPPQPRARTFSPQRVSPIPSPRPGSPVPGSERRGSRPEVTPISLRNTKEGHETPLRPRDQLPPHPRSRRQSGDSDSSASSAQSGPLGSRSDDTGTGPRRERPSRRLTTGTPASPRRPPAPRSQSRDQLDRGRPRGAPGGRGAQLFVPSPARRARSQSREEQAVLLVRRDRDGQHSWVPRGRGSTGSGRSTPQTPRARSPAAARPPRVSSPSPELGTTPASVFRTPLQLDPQQEQQLFRRLEEEFLANARALEAAASETPTGPAPDPIRAPDPPAPDSAYCSSSSSSSSLSVLGGKCGPPGDSGRTANGLPGPRSHALSSSSDEGSPCPGMGGPPDTSGNPLAGPEPSQTWARGRMDTQPDRKPSRIPTPRGPRRPSGPTEPRTWPALHSVTPRAEPDSWM from the exons ATGGCAGACCCAGTGGCGGGCATTGCGGGCTCGGCAGCCAAGAGCGTGCGGCCATTCCGCTCAAGTGAGGCCTACGTGGAGGCCATGAAGGAGGACCTGGCCGAGTGGCTCAATGCCTTGTATGGTCTGGGTCTGCCCGGTGGTGGCGATGGCTTCCTGACAGGGCTGGCCACAGGCACCACCCTGTGCCAGCATGCCAACGCTGTCACTGAGGCCGCCCGCACTTTGGCTGCTGCCCGTCCAGCCCGAGGTGTGGCCTTCCAGGCACACAGTGTGGCGCCAGGCTCTTTCATGGCTCGCGACAACGTGGCCACCTTCATTGGCTGGTGCCGTACAGAGCTGGGTGTGCCTGAAGTGCTCATGTTTGAGACTGAGGACTTGGTGCTGCGCAAGAATGAGAAGAGCGTGGTGCTGTGCCTGCTGGAGGTGGCGCGGCGTGGGGCCCGCCTGGGCCTGCTCGCCCCCCGCCTGGTGCAGTTCGAACAGGAAATTGAGCGTGAGCTGCGTGCCGCCCCCACAGTCCCCAATGCCCCCGCTGCTGGGGAGGACGCCTCTGGAACCACTGCTGTACCAGGGGCTCCTACCCGTGGGCCCCGCATGACGCCCAGTGACCTGCGCAACCTCGATGAGCTG GTGAGGGAGATCCTGGGCCACTGCACCTGCCCAGACCAGTTCCCCATGATCAAGGTCTCAGAGGGGAAGTACCGTGTGGGAGACTCCAGCCTACTCATCTTTGTGCGG GTACTGAGGAGCCACGTGATGGTGCGTGTGGGTGGCGGCTGGGACACGCTGGAGCACTACCTGGACAAGCATGACCCTTGCCGCTGCTCCTCTGCTG cCCACCGCCCGCCCCAGCCGAGGGCCCGCACCTTCTCCCCTCAGAGGGTGTCACCCAtccccagcccccgccctggTAGCCCAGTCCCAGGGAGTGAGCGCAGGGGCTCCCGGCCTGAGGTGACTCCCATTAGCTTACGCAACACAAAGGAGGGTCATGAGACCCCACTCAG GCCCCGGGATCAGCTGCCCCCCCATCCCCGCTCCCGCCGCCAGTCCGGGGACAGTgactcctcagcctcctcagcCCAGAGTGGCCCCCTTGGTTCCCGCAGTGATGACACCGGCACAGGCCCCCGGAGGGAGCGGCCCAGCCGGCGGCTGACCACAGGCACCCCAGCCTCCCCGAGACGGCCCCCTGCCCCACGCAGCCAGTCCCGAGACCAGCTGGATCGGGGTCGGCCCCGGGGGGCCCCAGGAGGCAGGGGAGCCCAGCTGTTCGTCCCCAGCCCTGCCCGGCGGGCCCGGAGCCAGAGCCGCGAGGAGCAGGCAGTACTGCTGGTGCGCAGGGACCGCGATGGGCAGCACTCGTGGGTACCACGGGGCAGGGGCAGCACAGGCTCAGGCAGGAGCACCCCCCAGACACCCCGTGCCCGCAGCCCTGCGGCAGCCCGGCCTCCCCGGgtctccagccccagcccagagCTGGGCACCACGCCGGCCAGTGTCTTCCGCACACCCCTACAGCTTGACCCGCAGCAGGAGCAGCAATTGTTCCGGCGCCTGGAAGAGGAGTTCCTGGCCAATGCCCGTGCCCTTGAGGCTGCTGCTAGCGAGACCCCCACTGGACCAGCCCCTGACCCAATCCGGGCCCCAGACCCTCCAGCTCCCGACTCAGCCTACTGTTCCTCcagttcctcctcttcctccctcagcGTCCTGGGTGGCAAATGTGGCCCACCTGGGGACTCTGGCCGAACAGCCAATGGGCTGCCCGGGCCCCGCAGCCATGCTCTGTCCAGCTCTTCCGATGAAGGAAGCCCCTGCCCTGGTATGGGGGGGCCACCAGATACATCTGGGAACCCCCTGGCTGGCCCAGAACCCTCGCAGACCTGGGCACGGGGTCGGATGGACACACAGCCAGACCGTAAACCTTCACGCATCCCCACACCGCGGGGCCCCCGCCGCCCATCTGGACCCACAGAGCCCAGGAcctggcctgccctgcactcAGTCACCCCAAGGGCCGAGCCAGATTCCTGGATGTGA